The Brevibacillus brevis genome contains a region encoding:
- a CDS encoding DUF2087 domain-containing protein, giving the protein MSLHEAFWSASLQEWKQGYIEQDEHFMCLLCGEQVEKGIIYPVEGVLYEASRFMRHHIEAAHGSVFTHLSQLDKRLTGLSDHQVSLLRLFYQGKTDAEVQHEMGIGSASTIRNHRFALKEKERQAKVFLVMMELLHEADKNQSSNDAKSSKQKNSTKDGDVTEYAAIVKKFLPNGLSGRLERFPRKQKHKLILLEEISKKFELDRFYSEREVNEILEGLYDDYVTLRRYLVDVGLMDRQADGSQYWRIAVENEGEERGAQQMNRKQELKQMYKEVEVDAGVYQIKNKQNDKVFIASTNNLKTINGRKFMLQHGSHPNRELQKDWDKYGPDAFEIEVLEKVEKKDHPYFDLKDALEKLEDKWMKKLAPYGEQGYHVQKDPS; this is encoded by the coding sequence ATGAGTCTTCATGAAGCATTTTGGAGCGCTTCCCTTCAAGAATGGAAGCAAGGTTACATCGAACAAGACGAACATTTTATGTGTTTGCTCTGTGGGGAACAGGTGGAGAAAGGAATCATTTATCCAGTGGAGGGTGTCCTGTACGAAGCGTCCCGTTTTATGCGCCATCATATCGAGGCTGCGCACGGTTCTGTCTTTACTCACCTGAGCCAGTTGGATAAACGATTGACGGGCTTGTCTGATCATCAGGTTAGTTTGCTTCGCCTTTTTTACCAGGGCAAGACAGACGCCGAGGTTCAACATGAAATGGGGATTGGCAGTGCATCGACGATCCGTAATCACCGCTTTGCACTCAAGGAAAAAGAACGTCAGGCCAAGGTATTCCTGGTCATGATGGAATTATTGCATGAAGCGGATAAAAATCAATCGTCTAATGATGCCAAATCAAGTAAGCAAAAGAATTCCACGAAAGATGGCGATGTCACAGAGTATGCTGCGATCGTAAAGAAATTCCTGCCGAATGGACTATCAGGTCGATTAGAGCGATTCCCGCGCAAGCAAAAGCATAAACTCATCTTACTCGAAGAGATTTCCAAAAAGTTTGAGCTCGATCGTTTCTACTCCGAGCGGGAAGTGAATGAGATTTTGGAAGGTCTCTACGACGATTATGTGACCTTGCGGAGATATTTAGTCGATGTTGGGTTGATGGACAGACAGGCTGACGGCAGTCAATATTGGCGGATCGCTGTGGAAAATGAAGGAGAGGAACGGGGGGCGCAACAGATGAATCGCAAACAAGAGCTCAAGCAGATGTATAAAGAAGTAGAAGTCGATGCAGGTGTTTATCAAATCAAAAACAAGCAGAATGACAAAGTTTTCATCGCCAGCACGAATAACCTAAAAACGATCAACGGTAGAAAGTTTATGCTTCAGCATGGTTCGCATCCGAATCGTGAGCTGCAAAAAGACTGGGATAAATACGGTCCGGACGCTTTTGAAATCGAAGTACTGGAGAAGGTGGAGAAGAAAGACCATCCGTACTTTGACTTGAAGGATGCACTGGAAAAACTCGAAGATAAATGGATGAAAAAGCTGGCGCCTTATGGTGAGCAGGGCTATCACGTGCAAAAAGATCCGTCCTAG
- the thrS gene encoding threonine--tRNA ligase — translation MAQIHVTFPDGAVRQYDAGITIEDIAGSISSSLKKKAVAGKKDGKVVDLYTELTDDAAIEIVTLDSADGLEVYRHSTAHLLAQAVKRIYGAEVKFGIGPVIEDGFYYDMDIPVSLSPEDLGKIEAEMEKIVKEDLPIRRKVVSREEATAIFQELNDHLKLELIRDLPEDATITLYEQGEFFDLCRGPHLPSTGYIKAFKLMSVAGAYWRGKAENQVLQRVYGTAWPKKADMDEYLHFIEEAKKRDHRKLGKELGLFMFSEEAPGMPFYLPKGFTVRNELEQFSRRLQQLAQYTEVRSPFLMNERLWKESGHWDHYKENMYFSEVDNATYALKPMNCPGHMLIYKNEMHSYRDLPIRYSEFGQVHRHEYSGALNGMLRVRTFCQDDAHVFVRPDQIASEIKGMITLIDSIYKVFGFEYSVALSTRPEDSMGSDELWEAAEGSLKTVLEELGMAYEIKEGDGAFYGPKIDFQITDALKRRHQCGTIQLDFQMPEKFDLTYVGQDNEKHRPVVLHRAMYGSMERFIGILIEHYAGAFPIWLTPIQARIMNISEVHMPYAEQVREKLQQAGIRIELDGRNEKIGYKIREAQVEKIPYMLVIGEKEVADGTLSVRKRGVGDEGAMTVDAFVEKIRAEINEMK, via the coding sequence GTGGCACAAATTCATGTTACTTTCCCAGATGGAGCCGTTCGTCAATACGACGCTGGGATTACGATCGAAGACATCGCAGGCTCCATTAGCTCTAGCCTGAAGAAAAAGGCAGTAGCTGGTAAAAAAGACGGCAAGGTTGTCGATCTGTACACAGAACTCACAGATGACGCAGCGATTGAAATCGTTACCCTCGATTCTGCCGACGGGTTGGAAGTATACCGCCACAGTACAGCTCACTTGCTCGCTCAAGCGGTAAAACGCATTTATGGCGCGGAAGTGAAGTTCGGTATCGGTCCTGTGATCGAAGATGGCTTCTATTACGACATGGATATTCCGGTTTCCCTTTCCCCAGAGGATTTGGGCAAAATCGAAGCAGAAATGGAAAAAATCGTGAAGGAAGACCTGCCAATTCGCCGCAAAGTCGTAAGCCGCGAAGAAGCAACTGCGATTTTCCAAGAACTGAACGATCACCTGAAGCTGGAGCTGATTCGCGACCTGCCAGAGGATGCGACTATCACACTGTATGAGCAAGGCGAATTTTTCGACCTCTGTCGTGGTCCGCACTTGCCGTCCACTGGCTACATCAAAGCATTCAAGCTGATGAGCGTGGCAGGTGCATACTGGCGCGGAAAAGCAGAAAACCAAGTTCTGCAACGTGTATACGGTACAGCTTGGCCGAAAAAAGCAGACATGGATGAATATCTGCACTTCATCGAAGAAGCGAAAAAGCGCGATCACCGCAAATTGGGTAAAGAGCTGGGACTGTTCATGTTCTCCGAGGAAGCACCAGGTATGCCGTTCTACCTGCCAAAAGGCTTCACTGTTCGCAACGAGCTGGAGCAATTCTCCCGCCGTCTGCAACAATTGGCACAATACACAGAAGTACGCTCTCCGTTCCTCATGAACGAGCGTCTCTGGAAAGAATCCGGTCACTGGGATCACTACAAAGAGAACATGTACTTCTCTGAAGTAGACAACGCGACTTACGCTTTGAAGCCAATGAACTGCCCAGGTCACATGCTGATCTATAAAAACGAGATGCATTCCTACCGCGACCTGCCGATCCGTTACTCCGAGTTCGGGCAAGTTCACCGCCATGAGTACTCCGGGGCATTGAATGGAATGCTGCGGGTGCGCACCTTCTGCCAGGATGACGCGCACGTATTTGTCCGTCCTGATCAGATCGCGAGTGAAATCAAAGGCATGATCACTTTGATTGACAGCATCTACAAGGTGTTTGGCTTCGAATACAGTGTAGCTCTGTCCACTCGTCCGGAAGATTCCATGGGCTCTGATGAGCTGTGGGAAGCAGCGGAAGGCTCTCTGAAAACAGTGTTGGAAGAGCTCGGTATGGCATACGAAATCAAAGAAGGCGACGGTGCGTTCTACGGACCGAAGATTGACTTCCAAATTACCGACGCGCTGAAACGCCGTCACCAATGCGGAACGATCCAGCTGGACTTCCAAATGCCAGAGAAATTCGACCTGACTTACGTGGGTCAAGACAACGAGAAGCATCGTCCAGTTGTCTTGCACCGTGCGATGTACGGCTCCATGGAGCGCTTCATTGGTATCCTGATCGAGCACTACGCAGGTGCATTCCCGATTTGGCTGACTCCAATCCAGGCACGCATCATGAACATCAGCGAAGTGCACATGCCATATGCAGAACAAGTAAGAGAAAAGCTGCAACAAGCTGGCATTCGCATAGAGCTGGATGGCCGCAATGAGAAAATCGGCTACAAAATCCGTGAAGCACAAGTTGAAAAAATCCCGTACATGCTGGTCATCGGTGAAAAAGAGGTGGCTGACGGTACACTGTCCGTCCGCAAACGCGGAGTAGGCGATGAAGGCGCGATGACAGTGGATGCGTTTGTAGAGAAAATCCGCGCTGAAATCAATGAAATGAAGTAA
- a CDS encoding acyl-CoA dehydrogenase family protein — protein MSDLQTSIDQRTYSDNIPYPRTPQEQNFFKEDPNLHYLLERYLPASMHEWARQQLSWLGAQVAGPIDERAAYTDREGKPRLRKYNRLGEDISEIITNEGYKETVAEVYGAGIVSYLYQEIPELGKKAPYSYSFFMGYLVSQSEPGFYCPVTLSMSAAYLIDRYGSEEQKEQYLTGLTSRDRNHFYEGATWLTERQGGSDVGANLTVAEPVAGRPGVYRLTGEKFFASNAGAFVATVLARIDEEKPGTKGLGLFLVPWIKPDNERNHIQVRRLKDKLGVNAVPSAEILLNGAEGYLIGEPQNGFKYMAEALNLSRICNAIASIGIMRRAFYEAKYYAEQRRAFGKPIDQYPMVKEMLVSLLLDTEVSTGAVFDMIAVYDRLQSDSASKEDNALARLLIPLLKYRTGEEAVESTHTAIEIHGGNGYIEEYVTPRLLRDAQVLTVWEGTSNILALDILRVMQKENSYEVFNRLLRERIADWKHAFSQPYAELVRKELAILEENIAYLMKQTQDYLTYKLKALADHMVDLYTLSCIVSEAEDQVTREGNARKYILAKLYAVKHFHSQEKRGIQADSLLDVQFFTQLVEYQSVSAEEWAQQSAIVPTR, from the coding sequence ATGAGTGATTTGCAAACGAGCATTGATCAGCGAACATACAGCGACAACATCCCGTACCCGCGTACGCCACAGGAGCAAAACTTTTTCAAAGAAGATCCCAACCTCCATTACTTGCTGGAACGTTATCTCCCTGCTTCCATGCATGAATGGGCAAGACAGCAGTTGAGCTGGCTAGGTGCGCAAGTGGCAGGACCCATCGATGAGCGTGCCGCCTATACAGACAGAGAAGGCAAGCCAAGATTGCGCAAGTACAATCGGTTGGGTGAGGATATTTCCGAGATCATTACCAATGAAGGCTACAAGGAAACAGTAGCGGAGGTTTACGGAGCAGGCATCGTCAGCTATTTGTATCAAGAAATTCCTGAGCTGGGGAAAAAAGCGCCGTATAGCTATTCCTTTTTCATGGGCTATCTCGTGAGTCAGTCTGAGCCGGGCTTCTATTGCCCTGTCACCTTGTCCATGTCAGCCGCTTATTTAATTGATCGCTATGGCAGCGAAGAACAAAAGGAGCAGTATCTAACAGGACTGACCTCTCGCGATCGAAATCACTTCTATGAGGGAGCTACTTGGCTGACGGAGAGACAGGGCGGCTCGGATGTCGGTGCGAATTTGACTGTAGCAGAGCCAGTAGCAGGTCGGCCCGGTGTGTACCGATTGACAGGAGAAAAGTTTTTTGCGAGCAATGCTGGAGCATTTGTTGCGACTGTTTTGGCGAGAATCGATGAGGAGAAACCGGGGACAAAAGGGCTCGGACTGTTTTTGGTGCCATGGATAAAGCCTGACAACGAACGCAATCATATCCAGGTCCGCCGCTTGAAAGATAAGCTGGGAGTCAACGCTGTACCATCTGCGGAGATACTATTGAACGGGGCAGAGGGCTATTTGATCGGGGAGCCTCAGAACGGCTTCAAGTACATGGCAGAAGCCCTGAACCTCTCTCGCATTTGCAACGCGATTGCTTCGATTGGGATTATGCGTCGAGCTTTTTACGAAGCGAAGTATTATGCCGAGCAACGTCGTGCATTCGGGAAACCAATCGATCAGTACCCGATGGTTAAAGAAATGCTGGTCAGCCTCTTATTGGATACGGAGGTCAGCACGGGTGCGGTGTTTGATATGATTGCTGTCTATGATCGCTTGCAGTCTGATTCCGCTAGCAAAGAGGATAACGCGCTTGCTCGCCTGCTGATTCCTTTGCTGAAATACCGTACAGGGGAAGAGGCTGTCGAATCGACCCATACCGCGATTGAAATTCATGGCGGTAACGGCTATATCGAGGAATACGTGACGCCGCGTCTGTTGCGAGATGCGCAAGTTTTGACCGTATGGGAAGGCACCTCGAATATACTTGCACTCGATATTTTGCGTGTGATGCAAAAAGAAAACAGCTACGAAGTGTTTAACAGATTGCTTCGGGAACGGATAGCTGACTGGAAGCATGCCTTTTCACAGCCGTACGCCGAGTTGGTTCGGAAAGAGCTGGCCATCCTGGAGGAAAATATCGCCTATCTCATGAAACAGACCCAAGATTATTTGACGTACAAATTAAAAGCGCTCGCGGACCATATGGTAGATTTGTACACCTTATCGTGCATCGTCAGCGAAGCAGAGGATCAGGTGACACGTGAGGGAAATGCGCGCAAATACATTTTGGCAAAGCTGTATGCCGTAAAGCATTTCCATTCACAAGAAAAGCGGGGGATTCAAGCTGATTCTTTGCTGGATGTACAGTTCTTTACCCAACTGGTGGAGTATCAGTCTGTCAGCGCAGAAGAGTGGGCCCAACAGTCCGCTATTGTTCCGACCCGATAA
- the mqnC gene encoding cyclic dehypoxanthinyl futalosine synthase, which translates to MIDSILERALAGERLGLEDGLALFASNEIEKIGHYANLVMQKHHPEPIATFVISRNVNYTNVCDTYCRFCAFYRAPGSSEGYVLPRETIFQKIQETVDVGGTEILMQGGTNPDLKLDYYTDLLRAIKERFPQITMHSLSVAEVMKIAEVSNMSVEEVLKELKAAGLDSLPGAGGEILDDRTRRKISRLKGSWTEWIDTQKAAHRAGLPGTATMVIGFGEEMEERVLSLLRIRDAQDETGGFKAFIVWTFQPDNTNMKAVNNTPEEYLKTLAISRLMLDNIENFQSSWVTMGPHYGQLSLSYGANDFGQTMMEENVVSAAACTYKVNTNQILELIRGAGKIPAQRNTQYDILRVFKDGEMAERDFVMQN; encoded by the coding sequence ATGATCGATTCTATATTGGAACGTGCTCTCGCAGGTGAACGACTGGGTCTCGAAGACGGTCTGGCTTTGTTTGCGAGCAATGAAATCGAAAAGATCGGACATTATGCCAATCTGGTCATGCAAAAGCATCATCCAGAACCGATTGCGACTTTTGTCATTAGTCGCAACGTCAATTACACGAACGTATGTGACACGTATTGCCGCTTTTGTGCCTTTTACCGAGCTCCAGGTTCTTCCGAAGGATACGTTCTCCCCAGAGAAACGATTTTCCAAAAAATTCAGGAGACCGTGGACGTTGGCGGTACAGAAATCTTGATGCAAGGCGGTACCAACCCAGATCTGAAACTGGATTATTACACGGATCTCTTGCGCGCGATCAAAGAACGCTTCCCGCAAATTACGATGCACTCTCTGTCTGTAGCGGAAGTGATGAAAATCGCGGAAGTTTCCAACATGTCTGTCGAGGAAGTGCTGAAAGAGCTGAAGGCAGCGGGTCTTGATTCCTTGCCGGGAGCGGGTGGCGAAATTCTCGATGATCGTACACGTCGGAAGATCTCCCGTTTGAAGGGTTCTTGGACAGAATGGATTGACACTCAAAAAGCAGCACACCGTGCAGGCTTGCCTGGTACTGCTACCATGGTAATTGGTTTTGGAGAAGAGATGGAGGAGCGCGTACTGTCCCTTCTGCGCATTCGTGATGCGCAAGATGAGACAGGCGGATTCAAAGCGTTCATCGTCTGGACATTCCAACCGGACAACACCAATATGAAGGCAGTCAACAACACGCCAGAGGAATACTTGAAAACACTGGCAATTAGCCGCCTTATGCTGGATAATATCGAAAACTTCCAATCTTCGTGGGTGACGATGGGCCCGCATTACGGTCAGCTTTCTCTCTCTTATGGAGCGAACGATTTTGGCCAAACGATGATGGAAGAAAACGTTGTTTCCGCAGCGGCATGTACGTACAAGGTCAATACAAACCAAATTTTGGAGCTCATTCGCGGCGCAGGCAAAATCCCTGCACAGCGCAACACACAGTATGACATTTTGCGCGTTTTCAAAGACGGCGAAATGGCAGAACGTGATTTTGTGATGCAAAACTAA
- a CDS encoding YqaA family protein: MLEHITQLFMQYGMWGLVAMAFLDSFISPIPPFFMQIAMSLLDPGSAIQFATVAFTASVLGAPIGFLLGRWLGKPLLHKILPEKWVIVATEKFAKNGDAAVLIGAFTPIPFKVFTVLSGVFNYSLTKLMFYAVIGRGLKFYLIGTLFYLYGKHAKVLIDEYFEITLLAVATVVAAIWFIWNIRRKRYA; this comes from the coding sequence ATGCTCGAACATATCACACAGCTATTCATGCAATATGGGATGTGGGGACTCGTTGCCATGGCATTTTTGGACTCATTTATTAGTCCGATTCCTCCGTTTTTTATGCAAATTGCGATGAGTCTGCTCGATCCAGGCTCAGCGATTCAGTTTGCGACAGTAGCCTTTACTGCTTCCGTCCTCGGCGCTCCCATCGGATTTTTGTTGGGGAGATGGCTGGGAAAACCACTTTTGCACAAGATTCTCCCTGAAAAATGGGTTATCGTAGCGACGGAAAAATTCGCAAAAAACGGGGATGCTGCCGTACTGATCGGAGCTTTTACCCCCATTCCTTTCAAGGTTTTCACTGTGCTCTCTGGCGTATTCAATTACTCGCTGACCAAGCTCATGTTTTATGCGGTCATTGGGCGAGGATTGAAGTTTTATTTGATTGGCACCTTGTTTTATTTATACGGAAAACACGCAAAGGTTCTAATCGATGAATACTTTGAGATCACTCTGCTGGCGGTCGCAACAGTAGTTGCTGCGATCTGGTTTATTTGGAACATCCGCCGCAAGCGATACGCGTAA
- the ytxC gene encoding putative sporulation protein YtxC — translation MQTFRVLLENVPEHCDTYRAIVNEMTERVNTAPVRITYREQEENGYLLFYFQSWCETEYDAQTIEWARAFVALTLAEWVIQVKEPKIMEEMAADLLAAEQMETEWAEIFPYIQRMCQEVELDGRELLTATTRKANVYRNVFTYLEWERTINVLGFVRFRLQDHWNELFELVETGIDEYLEDKQYQEFVELLRYFIAVQETKQEVVHVVPSVDKPFHLYDKKGDRLWLEQLDTVLNMDEQKCRDEDYLVSALVTLAPESIVLHMASEKPGLAQTIRSIFDSRLVTCHSCSLCLSERRVLDGNNPSKL, via the coding sequence ATGCAGACGTTTCGCGTATTGCTGGAGAATGTCCCTGAGCATTGTGACACGTATCGGGCTATCGTAAATGAGATGACGGAGCGGGTCAACACTGCACCTGTGCGCATTACATACAGGGAGCAAGAAGAGAATGGATACCTCTTGTTCTACTTTCAAAGCTGGTGTGAGACTGAGTATGACGCGCAGACCATCGAGTGGGCGAGAGCCTTCGTCGCTCTTACATTAGCCGAATGGGTCATTCAGGTGAAGGAACCGAAAATTATGGAAGAAATGGCAGCTGACTTGCTCGCTGCCGAACAAATGGAGACCGAGTGGGCAGAGATTTTTCCTTATATTCAACGCATGTGCCAAGAAGTCGAGCTTGATGGCAGGGAACTGTTAACGGCTACGACACGCAAGGCAAACGTATATCGCAACGTTTTCACCTATCTGGAATGGGAGAGAACGATCAACGTCTTGGGCTTCGTCCGGTTTCGACTGCAGGACCATTGGAACGAGCTGTTCGAACTCGTGGAAACTGGCATTGATGAATATCTGGAAGACAAGCAATACCAAGAGTTTGTCGAGCTGTTGCGCTATTTCATTGCTGTACAGGAAACCAAGCAGGAAGTCGTTCATGTCGTTCCTAGTGTGGACAAACCTTTCCATCTTTATGATAAAAAAGGGGATCGTCTTTGGCTTGAACAGTTGGATACCGTTCTGAACATGGACGAACAAAAATGCAGGGACGAGGATTATTTGGTCAGTGCTTTGGTTACACTGGCTCCTGAGAGTATCGTGCTCCATATGGCTTCGGAAAAGCCTGGGCTTGCACAGACGATCCGCAGTATTTTTGACAGTCGGCTGGTCACTTGCCACTCTTGTTCGCTTTGCCTATCCGAGCGACGTGTACTTGACGGGAATAATCCCTCTAAACTATAA
- the gerQ gene encoding spore coat protein GerQ: MSQQMPYTGFPQQQYGYDMYPSAQYPYGMPQQQQQMIQQQQPQLVPMQPSGAWIPGTPITPGQVMEESYIENILRLNRGKVITVYQTFENNSQWNAKIFRGVLETAGRDHIILSDPQTGKRYLLLMVNTDYITADEELNYIAPQLPTGIR; encoded by the coding sequence ATGAGTCAACAAATGCCTTACACTGGTTTCCCTCAACAACAATACGGCTACGACATGTACCCATCCGCCCAGTATCCATACGGCATGCCTCAGCAACAGCAGCAGATGATTCAGCAGCAGCAACCTCAACTGGTTCCGATGCAGCCAAGCGGAGCCTGGATTCCGGGAACGCCCATTACTCCTGGGCAAGTGATGGAAGAATCGTACATCGAAAACATCCTTCGCCTGAATCGAGGCAAAGTCATTACGGTGTACCAAACATTTGAAAACAACAGCCAATGGAACGCTAAAATTTTCCGCGGTGTCCTCGAAACGGCTGGCCGCGACCACATCATTCTCAGCGATCCGCAAACCGGCAAACGCTATTTGCTCCTCATGGTCAACACGGATTACATCACGGCGGACGAAGAGTTGAATTACATCGCGCCTCAGCTTCCAACAGGAATTCGGTAA
- a CDS encoding class I adenylate-forming enzyme family protein has protein sequence MNVSALLAANGRKYPDKSALVAGDVEVSFSQWDTRSTQWACHLRELGIDQGDRVVMLMPNCPEFAIFYVAVIRSGALVVPIHARSTQEEVRHICEQAGAKALLVHDALVPIVNEWVLQAPQLVAIKTGARQGNWYGIADWDASGVSFDKMNALTSQPYLANMNEDSEVSILFTSGTTGRPKGVLYTHRSLLTVAKMMSIELTMTHRSRILHLMPLSHSAPLHLFFIAGLMLGATQVMALTFSPQLLLDLVQQHRITHFFGAPVAYLLTMKHPEFATYDLSSIEYWMYGGAPLSKEMASLMEEAYGRDKLACVYGLTEAGPTGMCLLHREHPDKIGSIGNRGVLFAEMEVVDERGERCANGEAGEIRLRGEGTMKGYYNNPEATAETIRDGWVYTGDIARVDEDGFLWMIDRKKDVMITGGVNVYPKEIEQLLERHPSIGEVAVVGLPHPEWGETVTAYVVLKPGVDTNREWLEEIPGFLRGHLADYKLPRQVKIVPALPRNTSGKVLKHVLRDVSSQKEVELR, from the coding sequence ATGAACGTATCAGCTCTGCTCGCAGCAAACGGAAGGAAATACCCTGACAAGTCCGCTCTGGTTGCAGGAGATGTAGAGGTCAGCTTTTCCCAGTGGGATACACGCTCTACTCAGTGGGCTTGCCATTTGCGAGAGCTTGGCATCGACCAAGGGGATCGGGTTGTCATGCTGATGCCCAATTGCCCGGAGTTTGCCATTTTTTACGTCGCTGTCATTCGCAGTGGAGCCCTCGTCGTACCGATTCATGCACGTTCAACACAAGAAGAAGTACGACATATATGTGAACAAGCCGGAGCGAAGGCACTTCTTGTTCATGATGCCCTCGTGCCTATCGTGAATGAGTGGGTCCTTCAAGCGCCACAGCTTGTAGCAATCAAAACAGGTGCGAGGCAAGGGAATTGGTATGGAATCGCTGACTGGGATGCCAGTGGCGTGTCTTTTGATAAAATGAATGCGCTTACTTCACAGCCGTATTTGGCGAACATGAACGAAGATAGCGAGGTCAGCATCCTGTTTACATCTGGCACAACTGGACGGCCTAAAGGGGTGCTGTATACACATAGAAGCTTATTGACTGTCGCGAAAATGATGTCAATTGAACTGACGATGACACATCGCTCACGAATTTTACATTTGATGCCGCTGAGTCATTCGGCTCCCCTCCATCTGTTTTTCATTGCAGGGCTTATGCTTGGCGCCACCCAGGTAATGGCTCTTACCTTTTCGCCGCAGCTTCTTTTGGATTTGGTGCAGCAGCATCGGATTACGCATTTCTTCGGAGCGCCAGTGGCGTATTTGCTGACGATGAAACATCCCGAGTTTGCGACGTACGATTTGTCTTCCATCGAATATTGGATGTATGGCGGGGCTCCGTTGTCCAAAGAGATGGCTTCGCTCATGGAAGAAGCTTATGGCCGCGATAAACTGGCGTGCGTCTACGGCTTGACGGAGGCGGGGCCAACCGGAATGTGTCTCTTGCACCGAGAGCACCCGGACAAAATCGGCAGTATTGGCAATCGTGGTGTATTGTTCGCCGAAATGGAGGTTGTAGACGAGCGAGGAGAGCGATGCGCCAATGGCGAAGCGGGCGAAATTCGCTTGCGCGGAGAAGGGACAATGAAAGGATACTACAACAATCCAGAGGCCACAGCAGAAACTATACGCGATGGTTGGGTGTACACAGGCGATATTGCACGCGTGGATGAGGATGGATTTCTGTGGATGATTGATCGCAAAAAAGACGTGATGATTACGGGCGGGGTAAACGTCTACCCAAAGGAAATCGAGCAGTTGTTAGAGCGTCATCCTTCGATTGGCGAGGTAGCTGTTGTAGGTTTGCCGCATCCTGAGTGGGGTGAGACGGTTACGGCCTATGTGGTGCTGAAACCAGGAGTCGATACCAATCGAGAGTGGCTAGAGGAAATCCCAGGCTTTTTGCGTGGTCATCTCGCCGATTACAAGCTCCCGCGACAGGTGAAAATCGTTCCTGCGCTGCCGCGGAACACGAGCGGAAAAGTCCTGAAGCATGTATTGCGTGATGTCAGTTCCCAAAAGGAAGTGGAACTGCGATGA
- a CDS encoding cell wall hydrolase yields the protein MAVIKANSNDVDMLARLIRAEAEGEGELGMLMVGNVGVNRILGNCLDFKNIRSMRDMVYQSPGGFEAIQKPYFYQRAREKDRRLARRAINGEKTRPASNALWFYRPAGNCPATWWNQQNSGRFKAHCFFVPTPADCPRVY from the coding sequence ATGGCCGTCATCAAAGCGAACTCCAATGATGTAGATATGCTTGCCAGGCTGATCCGCGCAGAGGCTGAGGGCGAAGGTGAGTTGGGCATGTTGATGGTTGGCAACGTTGGGGTAAATCGGATTTTAGGTAACTGCCTTGACTTCAAAAACATTCGCAGCATGCGTGACATGGTCTATCAATCTCCGGGAGGATTCGAAGCGATCCAGAAGCCGTATTTCTATCAACGGGCCAGGGAAAAAGACAGACGACTGGCACGGCGTGCAATCAATGGAGAGAAAACCCGCCCTGCGAGCAACGCATTGTGGTTCTACCGTCCTGCCGGAAACTGTCCAGCTACCTGGTGGAATCAACAAAACTCCGGTCGCTTTAAGGCACACTGCTTCTTCGTTCCAACACCAGCAGATTGTCCACGCGTCTATTAA
- a CDS encoding MerR family transcriptional regulator, with product MSREGIQKEESWTISDLAQQLDVSTRTIRYYEELGLISPSRTEKGSRHYSRKDRARLRLILRGKRFGFSLDQIREMIELFGEDRTGRAQLLRTIEYGNQKLAEIDEKIMELRQLREDILVYKQNFEQKLLEENEEEKR from the coding sequence ATGAGCAGAGAAGGAATACAGAAGGAAGAATCGTGGACCATCTCTGATCTTGCTCAACAATTGGATGTCAGCACCAGAACGATTCGGTACTACGAGGAGCTCGGCTTGATTTCCCCCAGTCGGACAGAAAAGGGAAGCAGGCACTACAGCCGCAAGGATCGTGCCAGGCTGCGACTCATTCTGCGAGGGAAGCGATTCGGATTTTCGTTGGATCAGATTCGCGAAATGATTGAGCTGTTCGGTGAGGACCGTACAGGTCGTGCCCAGCTTTTGCGAACGATTGAGTACGGCAACCAAAAGCTGGCTGAGATCGACGAGAAAATCATGGAACTCCGACAACTGAGAGAAGACATTCTCGTCTACAAGCAAAACTTTGAACAAAAATTGCTTGAAGAAAATGAGGAGGAGAAACGATGA